The nucleotide sequence TTTTGATGCCACCATTTGAACTCCAGCCGAAAGCGGTTGAGCCCGATATTTCTGCCCTTAGCGAATATTGAGTCAATGATCTTCGAACTGTCTGGTAATTGGTCATCAGGGTTGTACCACAGGAATTCAACCACATCCGAATCCTGTTCAATAGAACCCGATTCCTTAAGGTGACTCAGTTTCGGTTCTTCCTTGTCTACTGCACGGTCAAGTTGGGAGAGCATAATGAAAACCAACTTGAACCGCCTTGCGATATTTTTGGATGCCTTGGTGATGCGACCGATAGCTTGCGCTCTCGTTTCACCTTTCTTCTCGGGGATCTCCATGATCTGAAGGTAATCGACGATGACCGCAGCTACTTTGCCGTACTGCTTTTTAAACTGCTTAACCGTTGCCCTGATCTCATCGATAGATACACCAGAAGAGTCTTGAACGAAGATCAATAGATTCTCGCAGATTCTATAAGCCTCGTTTATGCGATCCCATTGAGCGTCTGTGAAGCCTTCTGTACCGCCATTGTTAATGAGCTTGTCATAGTTAACTTCAGCGATCATGGAAACCATCCGATCAATAACCTCTGTCTTGTCCATCTCTTGAGACCAGAAGAGTACAGGCCCCGCATTTAAGTTGTGAGAAGCTATTCCATAGAGCAATTGGAGAGCTTTTGCTGTCTTACCCACACCAGGGCGACCAGCTAGAACATAGAGCCATCCCCGCCACAGTTGCGCCCATTCATCGAACTTCTTGAACAATCCAGTCTTAAGCTTCTCAGCCTTTGATTTT is from Candidatus Cohnella colombiensis and encodes:
- a CDS encoding DnaB-like helicase C-terminal domain-containing protein translates to MTQQDPITHGLQAEQAVLGAIFLDSSSIDRIPDLEPRDFSESHALIFQVMRWLNKNDMPIDIITVTNQFVKFKREIDVAYLMQLSDSSPSAENIKYYASIVRSKALRRRGEKVGNEIVALSRQDFDSDEDYFAAIEDKVDELRPKESSKMQSFRDMRTEYFEKKKSKAEKLKTGLFKKFDEWAQLWRGWLYVLAGRPGVGKTAKALQLLYGIASHNLNAGPVLFWSQEMDKTEVIDRMVSMIAEVNYDKLINNGGTEGFTDAQWDRINEAYRICENLLIFVQDSSGVSIDEIRATVKQFKKQYGKVAAVIVDYLQIMEIPEKKGETRAQAIGRITKASKNIARRFKLVFIMLSQLDRAVDKEEPKLSHLKESGSIEQDSDVVEFLWYNPDDQLPDSSKIIDSIFAKGRNIGLNRFRLEFKWWHQKFVETDLKVGAKDDGDSNKANRNTRGVRSGAGATKKRSSSN